A genome region from Hevea brasiliensis isolate MT/VB/25A 57/8 chromosome 9, ASM3005281v1, whole genome shotgun sequence includes the following:
- the LOC110635408 gene encoding VQ motif-containing protein 20, which translates to MSPAPFHEHHAKTNHINNNGLCPPPLKINKVSHIIKKSSSSSLSSPHSSSSSSSASSLGLVGPAKPPQQRHPVIIYTHSPKIIHTHPRDFMALVQKLTGLSRSDEDHTTHVKQEKGSSSLEEENNKNGKIIGNGNDDNESSSVITDENCGSIGDGQVNSCFVPPIFEPTNPYMTNIPIFTPNSADFLCANQPFYNYTDSLFFTTPPNIRTSISSSSSTLEGMNEFREY; encoded by the coding sequence atgAGCCCTGCGCCATTCCATGAACACCATGCAAAAACTAACCACATCAACAATAATGGGTTGTGCCCTCCTCCTTTGAAAATCAACAAGGTCTCTCACATTATCAAGAAATCCTCCTCCTCTTCCTTGTCATCGCCacattcttcttcctcttcctcctccGCTTCTTCGCTCGGCCTTGTTGGTCCTGCCAAACCTCCCCAGCAGCGCCATCCGgtcatcatctatactcattctCCCAAAATCATCCACACCCATCCTAGAGATTTTATGGCACTAGTGCAAAAGCTTACGGGCTTATCACGCTCTGACGAGGATCACACGACTCATGTGAAGCAAGAAAAGGGTAGTTCATCGTTGGAAGAGGAGAATAATAAGAATGGAAAGATTATTGGAAATGGAAATGATGACAATGAATCGTCTTCGGTGATTACAGATGAAAATTGTGGAAGCATAGGTGATGGACAAGTTAATTCTTGCTTTGTTCCTCCAATTTTTGAGCCTACAAATCCTTATATGACTAATATACCGATTTTTACACCAAATTCAGCTGATTTTCTATGTGCAAATCAGCCCTTTTATAATTATACAGATTCGTTATTTTTCACCACTCCTCCTAATATTAGGACCTcaatttcatcatcttcttctacCTTGGAGGGGATGAATGAGTTCCGCGAATATTAG